From Bacillota bacterium, one genomic window encodes:
- a CDS encoding DNA mismatch repair protein MutS: MHVLNTPKQEYENREARYNRQLKGLQKFERRLSNLRLAVFVLGVVAAITTYQQANYFLLTISLLLFAAIFVSLVVSHAKSLKEIKQITLLRDINSEGLQRLAGAWDQFADAGKDFVGDKHSYTSDLDIFGPRSVFQWISVAKTFAGRQKLRELLSELQGNRAAILERQQAVAELADKLSWRQRFQAAGMLAKGATRDSGEIIAWAMEANQFFRKPVVIALMRLCPALTIVLLILAFGFDLIPSILPAAALVLQFALLNYKRQERERVFNLAERYATDLQIYHQLLRLVEEEKFQAPLLVNIKEGMKGQVGVAAYRQLDKLAALMNAAGDRRNMFFMVFNILLLWDFRNLIALERWKQQAGAYLEDWLAALGRVEALASLAIIRFENPDWVFPDLCVDDGAVLEAQTIGHPLLPERKGQNDIALGGGTRALLVTGSNMSGKSTFLRTAGVNLVLAYAGAPVCAREFRASLMEVNTCMRIGDNLGESVSSFYAELLRIKEIVQKAEAGRSVFYLLDEVFKGTNSRDRHTGAKVLINKLTGTNAIGLVSTHDLELCGLEAENQRVTNFHFQEYYEDDKIYFDYQLRPGPSETRNALYLMKLAGIVEEAD, encoded by the coding sequence ATGCATGTCTTGAACACCCCAAAGCAGGAGTACGAGAACAGAGAAGCTCGTTATAATAGGCAGCTGAAGGGGCTGCAGAAATTTGAACGCCGGCTCAGCAATCTGAGATTGGCAGTGTTTGTCCTTGGTGTGGTGGCAGCAATTACTACATACCAGCAAGCTAATTATTTTTTGCTGACAATTAGTCTATTGCTGTTTGCCGCCATCTTTGTTTCGCTTGTTGTGTCACATGCCAAGTCGCTTAAAGAGATTAAGCAGATTACGTTGCTCCGGGATATCAATAGCGAGGGCCTGCAGCGGCTGGCTGGAGCATGGGATCAGTTTGCCGATGCGGGCAAGGATTTTGTCGGTGACAAGCATAGCTACACCAGTGATTTGGACATTTTCGGTCCTAGGTCGGTGTTTCAATGGATCAGTGTTGCCAAGACTTTTGCCGGCAGGCAGAAGCTCCGGGAGTTGTTGTCCGAACTCCAGGGCAATCGGGCCGCTATCCTTGAGCGCCAGCAGGCGGTTGCCGAGTTGGCGGATAAACTATCCTGGCGGCAGCGGTTCCAGGCCGCCGGGATGCTGGCCAAAGGTGCAACAAGGGATTCTGGGGAGATTATTGCCTGGGCAATGGAGGCAAATCAGTTCTTCCGCAAGCCGGTGGTGATTGCGCTGATGCGGCTGTGCCCCGCGCTTACGATTGTTCTACTAATCTTGGCCTTTGGCTTCGATTTGATTCCCAGCATACTGCCGGCAGCTGCGCTGGTATTGCAGTTCGCCCTCCTAAACTATAAACGGCAGGAGCGGGAGCGGGTGTTTAACCTAGCGGAGCGTTATGCAACCGACTTGCAAATCTATCACCAGTTGCTGCGCTTGGTTGAGGAGGAGAAGTTTCAAGCTCCGCTGCTTGTTAACATTAAAGAAGGCATGAAGGGACAGGTGGGGGTAGCGGCATATCGGCAGTTGGACAAATTAGCTGCTTTGATGAATGCTGCCGGCGACCGGAGGAATATGTTCTTTATGGTATTCAATATCTTGCTGCTCTGGGATTTTCGCAACCTGATTGCCCTGGAGCGTTGGAAACAGCAGGCAGGTGCATATCTGGAGGACTGGTTGGCGGCACTGGGGAGGGTTGAGGCCCTGGCCAGCCTGGCGATTATTCGCTTCGAGAATCCCGACTGGGTGTTTCCCGACCTGTGCGTCGACGATGGTGCGGTTTTGGAGGCCCAGACAATCGGCCACCCGTTATTGCCGGAGCGCAAGGGGCAGAATGACATTGCTTTGGGTGGCGGAACCAGGGCGTTGTTGGTCACCGGCTCCAATATGTCCGGGAAAAGCACATTCTTGCGGACTGCCGGTGTGAACCTGGTGCTGGCGTATGCCGGCGCGCCGGTATGCGCTCGGGAGTTTCGGGCTTCCCTCATGGAAGTAAATACCTGCATGCGCATCGGCGATAATCTTGGCGAGAGCGTGTCCTCTTTCTATGCGGAACTCTTGCGGATTAAGGAAATTGTTCAGAAAGCGGAAGCGGGCAGAAGCGTTTTTTATCTGCTGGACGAGGTGTTTAAGGGCACGAACTCCCGGGATCGGCATACAGGGGCGAAAGTGTTAATCAACAAGTTGACAGGGACCAACGCCATTGGGCTGGTTTCCACCCATGATTTGGAGCTCTGTGGGCTGGAAGCGGAGAATCAGCGAGTAACGAACTTTCATTTCCAAGAGTACTACGAGGATGATAAAATCTATTTTGATTACCAGTTGCGGCCGGGGCCATCGGAAACCCGCAATGCGCTATATCTAATGAAGCTCGCGGGGATTGTTGAAGAAGCAGATTAG
- a CDS encoding YdiU family protein has protein sequence MSKVKDNPGWNFDNSYANLPEKFFSRQKPEPVPSPRLVVLNESLAKELGLKPKVLRGSEGVAVFAGNKLPPGALPLAQAYAGHQFGHFTMLGDGRAVLLGEQITPPGERFDIQLKGSGKTLYSRGGDGRAALGPMLREYIISEAMYALGIPTTRSLAVVATGEEVYRESVLPGAILTRVAASHIRVGTFEYASQWGSEDDLRALAEYTIERHFPHIGREDRYLKLLLEVAKRQAALIASWQLVGFIHGVMNTDNLALSGETIDYGPCAFMNAYDPETVFSSIDRHGRYAYGNQPQIGAWNLARFAETLLPLLADEQDRAIKLAEDAIADYNALFDYNWLQGMRAKLGLFNEEAEDEALVDELLKLMQQQAADFTNTFRALTIEELEGPFFASEEFSQWHEKWQARLGRQQESRSLSLDLMRNTNPAVIPRNHRVEEALAAAVDDGDLEVMERVLLVLSDPFAHSPEQVAFTEPPPPSAEPYQTFCGT, from the coding sequence ATGAGTAAAGTAAAAGACAATCCCGGATGGAATTTTGATAACAGCTATGCGAATTTACCGGAGAAATTTTTCAGTCGGCAGAAGCCGGAACCGGTCCCGTCGCCCCGGTTAGTTGTGCTCAATGAGTCGCTGGCCAAGGAGCTGGGCCTGAAACCTAAGGTGCTTCGGGGTAGTGAGGGGGTGGCGGTGTTTGCGGGGAATAAGCTGCCGCCGGGCGCTCTGCCCCTGGCCCAGGCGTATGCCGGGCATCAATTTGGCCATTTTACGATGTTGGGGGATGGCCGGGCAGTTTTGCTGGGGGAACAGATTACGCCCCCGGGGGAGCGTTTTGACATCCAACTGAAGGGCTCGGGAAAAACCTTGTATTCCCGCGGGGGAGACGGTCGCGCTGCCTTGGGGCCGATGCTCAGGGAATATATTATTAGCGAAGCGATGTATGCCCTAGGTATTCCCACCACCCGCAGTCTGGCAGTGGTGGCCACCGGGGAAGAGGTTTACCGGGAATCGGTGCTTCCTGGCGCTATCCTTACTCGGGTGGCAGCCAGCCACATCCGGGTGGGCACTTTTGAGTATGCGTCCCAGTGGGGCAGTGAGGATGACCTCCGGGCCCTAGCCGAGTACACAATTGAACGGCATTTTCCCCATATCGGCCGGGAGGACCGCTATCTGAAGCTGTTACTGGAAGTTGCCAAGCGCCAGGCGGCGCTGATTGCCAGCTGGCAGTTGGTTGGCTTTATCCATGGCGTAATGAACACAGACAATCTGGCGCTCAGCGGCGAGACAATCGATTACGGACCCTGTGCGTTCATGAACGCGTACGATCCGGAGACAGTTTTCAGTTCGATAGACAGACACGGCCGCTATGCCTATGGCAATCAGCCACAGATTGGCGCCTGGAATCTGGCGAGGTTTGCAGAAACCCTGCTGCCGTTGTTGGCTGATGAGCAGGACAGGGCGATTAAACTGGCGGAAGATGCGATTGCCGATTATAATGCCCTCTTCGACTACAATTGGTTGCAGGGCATGCGCGCCAAACTGGGGTTATTCAACGAGGAAGCGGAAGATGAAGCCTTGGTTGATGAACTCCTAAAGCTGATGCAGCAGCAGGCGGCAGATTTTACCAATACCTTCAGGGCTTTGACAATTGAGGAGCTGGAGGGACCTTTCTTTGCCAGTGAAGAGTTTTCCCAGTGGCACGAGAAATGGCAGGCGCGGCTGGGCCGGCAGCAGGAATCTCGGTCCCTAAGCCTGGACTTGATGCGGAACACTAACCCGGCAGTGATTCCCCGCAACCACCGGGTGGAAGAAGCGCTGGCCGCCGCCGTCGATGACGGCGACCTGGAAGTGATGGAGCGAGTGCTCTTGGTGCTGAGCGATCCCTTTGCCCACTCTCCGGAGCAGGTGGCATTCACCGAACCGCCGCCACCATCGGCTGAGCCGTATCAGACTTTCTGCGGCACTTAG
- a CDS encoding type II toxin-antitoxin system RelE/ParE family toxin, whose translation MNQYKVLMTKPAADDLQAIAEYISEELLEPVIAKKLVGKIKKAVMSLDKLPTRHAMATDERLATQGIRKLIVENYVAFYMISEQDDTVTVIRILYGRRDWKHLL comes from the coding sequence ATGAATCAATATAAGGTTCTAATGACGAAACCGGCGGCGGACGATTTGCAAGCCATTGCCGAATATATTTCCGAGGAACTGCTTGAGCCTGTCATAGCAAAAAAACTGGTGGGTAAAATCAAAAAAGCTGTGATGAGTCTGGACAAATTACCGACCCGTCATGCTATGGCAACAGACGAACGCCTTGCCACCCAAGGGATTCGCAAGCTGATTGTGGAAAATTATGTCGCTTTTTATATGATTTCTGAACAAGATGACACCGTTACGGTTATTCGCATTCTATATGGAAGACGGGATTGGAAACATTTGTTGTAG
- a CDS encoding type II toxin-antitoxin system prevent-host-death family antitoxin, whose protein sequence is MPNIRPSSDLRNKYNEISEFCHQYSEPVYITKNGRGDLAVMSIATYEKLVGKLELYKLLDEGMEAVKDNRVVSAESVFEKIENRLSK, encoded by the coding sequence ATGCCAAACATCAGACCAAGTTCTGATTTGAGAAACAAGTACAACGAGATTTCGGAGTTTTGCCACCAGTATTCCGAACCTGTTTATATTACCAAGAACGGGCGGGGAGATTTGGCGGTCATGAGCATAGCTACGTATGAAAAGCTTGTTGGAAAGCTTGAACTGTATAAGCTGCTGGATGAAGGAATGGAAGCTGTAAAAGACAACAGAGTTGTATCTGCAGAGAGTGTATTTGAAAAAATTGAAAACCGATTGTCAAAATGA
- a CDS encoding pyridoxal phosphate-dependent aminotransferase family protein codes for MSLFTKCEKFTDATDAQKMGLYPYFHELHSQQDVEVIMEGKRRIMLGSNNYLGLTADEGVKQAAIAAIEKYGSGCSGSRFLNGTLDLHTELERNLARFLRKESALTFSTGFQTNLGIISTICGRNDYIISDKENHASIYDGCMLSYAKHLRFKHSNMEDLERVLASIPEDAGKLIVTDGVFSMSGDICRLPDIIELKNKYKARVLVDDAHGLGVLGEGGRGTASHFGLEDEVDMIMGTFSKSLASLGGYMVASEVVANYIKHKSRPFIFSASIPPACCAAAIKALAILENNPERVDKLAHLAKYMKAALRNRGIKIQDSPTPIIPIYTTDVITTLTVNKRLFEAGVYVNPVLPPAAPANDCLLRLSLMATHTEALLDEAADIIEAVMKEANLA; via the coding sequence ATGTCTTTATTTACTAAGTGCGAGAAGTTTACCGACGCAACCGATGCGCAAAAAATGGGACTTTACCCCTATTTTCATGAGCTCCATTCCCAGCAGGATGTGGAAGTAATCATGGAAGGTAAACGCCGTATTATGCTGGGCTCCAACAACTATTTGGGCCTAACCGCCGATGAAGGCGTGAAACAGGCAGCAATCGCCGCAATCGAAAAATACGGAAGCGGCTGCTCCGGCTCCCGGTTTCTGAACGGCACTTTGGATCTGCACACAGAGCTGGAACGCAATCTAGCCCGTTTCCTACGCAAAGAAAGCGCCTTGACATTTTCTACTGGGTTTCAAACAAACCTGGGCATCATCAGCACAATCTGCGGACGCAATGACTATATAATTTCCGACAAGGAAAACCACGCCAGCATTTACGATGGCTGCATGCTCAGTTACGCGAAGCATCTGCGCTTCAAACACTCAAATATGGAAGACCTGGAACGGGTGCTGGCCTCGATTCCGGAAGATGCCGGCAAACTAATTGTCACCGACGGTGTATTCAGCATGAGCGGCGATATCTGTCGCCTGCCGGATATAATTGAGCTTAAAAACAAATACAAAGCCCGGGTGTTGGTGGATGACGCCCACGGCTTGGGGGTTCTCGGCGAAGGAGGCCGGGGCACCGCCTCCCATTTCGGCCTGGAGGATGAAGTGGACATGATCATGGGTACCTTCTCCAAATCATTGGCCAGTCTCGGTGGGTATATGGTTGCCTCGGAAGTTGTCGCAAATTATATCAAACATAAATCCCGCCCGTTCATTTTCTCTGCCTCCATCCCACCTGCTTGCTGTGCCGCGGCCATAAAAGCACTGGCAATCCTCGAGAACAATCCGGAACGGGTGGACAAGCTTGCCCATCTGGCTAAGTATATGAAAGCTGCCTTAAGAAACCGGGGCATCAAGATTCAGGACTCACCCACCCCGATAATCCCCATCTATACTACAGATGTAATCACCACCCTCACGGTAAACAAACGCTTGTTTGAAGCCGGAGTATATGTCAATCCTGTCCTGCCACCGGCGGCGCCGGCAAATGACTGTCTGCTCCGTCTCAGCCTGATGGCAACCCACACCGAAGCCCTACTGGACGAAGCTGCAGATATAATCGAAGCAGTAATGAAGGAGGCAAATCTGGCATGA
- a CDS encoding SDR family oxidoreductase, translating to MSQTPKVVAITGASSGIGKETALLFAKKCWTVYNLSRRPSGLPQVTDISVDVTDEKAVKTAFDQIQQQSGRLDLLINNAGFGIAGAVEFTELHEVRRQFDVNFFGTLNSIKAALPMLKKHRGRIISVSSVAAVFAIPFQSFYSATKASVNTLTNALANELKPFGVSVCALQLGDVKTDFTAARAKSLAGDDVYGGAISHSVAVMERDEQNGMPAEQIALAIYKIAKKPRVKPLYTIGCKYKLFVFLNKLLPNALVNSLIRKIYVQ from the coding sequence ATGAGCCAGACGCCAAAGGTTGTTGCGATCACTGGTGCTTCCAGCGGTATTGGCAAAGAAACGGCGCTACTGTTTGCCAAGAAATGTTGGACTGTCTACAACCTCAGCCGCAGGCCGTCAGGCCTCCCCCAGGTAACTGATATTTCAGTGGACGTAACCGATGAAAAAGCGGTCAAAACAGCTTTTGACCAAATCCAGCAACAAAGCGGCCGCCTGGACTTACTAATTAACAACGCCGGCTTTGGCATTGCCGGCGCGGTGGAATTTACTGAGCTGCACGAAGTCAGACGTCAATTTGATGTCAATTTCTTTGGCACCCTTAACAGCATAAAGGCTGCTCTGCCCATGCTGAAAAAACACAGGGGCAGGATCATCTCTGTTTCTTCTGTAGCCGCTGTATTTGCCATCCCCTTTCAATCCTTTTATTCTGCAACCAAGGCGTCGGTAAACACCCTGACCAATGCCCTGGCCAATGAGTTGAAGCCATTTGGCGTAAGCGTGTGCGCTCTGCAGCTGGGGGATGTGAAAACAGACTTCACCGCTGCCCGGGCCAAATCTCTGGCCGGGGATGATGTTTATGGCGGCGCCATCAGCCACAGCGTCGCCGTTATGGAGCGGGACGAACAAAATGGAATGCCGGCAGAGCAGATTGCCCTGGCCATCTACAAAATTGCTAAAAAACCCAGAGTTAAGCCTCTGTACACCATAGGGTGTAAATACAAACTCTTTGTCTTCCTCAACAAGTTGCTGCCCAATGCCTTGGTAAACTCCTTAATCAGAAAGATTTACGTGCAGTAA
- a CDS encoding DUF4349 domain-containing protein has protein sequence MQRHKVLLVILLAIALIVGGCGSSDSSMPGAPDFEEDRGGDDYAEAPGEGEEQGPRYRIYQGSLRVKVEDTEAAVKELSQRAESLGGYIEDSQQWDSTSPSAFIVLRVPQPERNPVS, from the coding sequence ATGCAGAGACATAAAGTTTTGCTGGTCATCTTGCTTGCCATTGCCCTTATTGTCGGCGGCTGTGGCTCATCGGATTCTTCCATGCCTGGCGCTCCCGATTTCGAAGAAGATCGGGGGGGCGACGATTATGCTGAAGCCCCCGGTGAAGGTGAGGAGCAAGGCCCCCGCTACCGCATCTACCAGGGATCCCTCCGAGTAAAGGTTGAGGATACTGAGGCGGCTGTCAAGGAGCTCAGTCAGAGGGCTGAATCGCTTGGTGGATATATCGAAGACTCCCAGCAGTGGGATTCTACATCTCCTTCAGCTTTTATCGTCCTGCGGGTGCCCCAGCCAGAGCGTAACCCTGTTTCTTAA
- a CDS encoding DUF4065 domain-containing protein, with amino-acid sequence MKDDRENVYYCPECDQDSDTRVEEQQEVYAVRGENIDLETAVRICNRCNTPIFDEELDELTIQKVYDKYRKRHKLLSPKEIRAVRERYGLSQRGFATLLKWSPNTVARYETGALPDSAHMNTLILIRDNTDFVQRMYLRVKEKLGRLDRKRLEASLAGNNPDIQVDLGELLSERYKYINPHFLGFREFEIDNMCNMVLFFSSANPELAKSKLMKYLFYADFVNYKRFSHSVSGIPYQHLPYGPVPLNHGLLLDYLTENNIVSIQPFGSYEGEYIEPHKQPDLSVFTEGELATMKDVLEFFRSFNAKEISEYSHQEEAYVKTKERQLISYKYGDSLKNFES; translated from the coding sequence ATGAAAGATGACCGTGAAAACGTTTATTACTGTCCCGAGTGTGACCAGGACAGTGATACTAGAGTTGAGGAGCAGCAAGAAGTATATGCGGTTCGAGGAGAAAATATTGATTTAGAGACAGCGGTCAGAATTTGTAACAGATGTAACACCCCGATATTTGACGAAGAGTTAGATGAGTTAACTATTCAAAAGGTATATGACAAATATCGTAAGCGGCATAAACTGCTTTCCCCTAAAGAAATACGGGCGGTACGGGAACGTTACGGGCTATCTCAACGTGGTTTTGCCACTTTGCTAAAATGGAGTCCAAATACAGTTGCCCGCTATGAAACCGGAGCTTTACCCGATTCTGCCCACATGAACACTTTGATTTTGATTAGAGACAATACTGATTTTGTCCAGCGAATGTACTTGCGAGTAAAAGAAAAATTGGGACGACTGGACCGAAAGAGATTAGAAGCTTCTTTAGCTGGGAACAATCCGGACATCCAGGTAGATTTAGGTGAACTTTTGTCTGAACGTTATAAGTACATTAATCCTCATTTTCTTGGTTTCAGAGAGTTTGAAATAGATAATATGTGTAATATGGTTTTGTTCTTCTCCAGTGCTAACCCCGAGCTAGCGAAAAGCAAGCTGATGAAGTATTTGTTTTACGCTGATTTCGTCAACTACAAGAGGTTTAGCCACTCCGTAAGTGGAATTCCGTACCAACATTTACCTTATGGACCCGTTCCCCTGAATCACGGCCTACTCCTGGATTATCTGACTGAAAACAATATTGTATCTATACAACCATTCGGAAGCTATGAGGGGGAATATATCGAGCCTCATAAACAGCCAGATTTATCGGTTTTCACTGAAGGAGAGTTAGCTACAATGAAGGATGTTCTTGAGTTTTTCCGAAGCTTTAATGCAAAAGAGATCTCTGAATACTCTCATCAGGAGGAGGCCTACGTTAAGACTAAAGAAAGACAATTAATCTCCTATAAGTATGGGGATAGCCTGAAGAATTTTGAGTCCTGA